In Candidatus Kaistella beijingensis, a genomic segment contains:
- a CDS encoding superoxide dismutase family protein — translation MNATKLSLLACSAILAVSCTTTKNYTINSKSGTETQGTAKFVQTGKNVEMDLNVYKLTPGIHAVHIHEKGDCSSTDGSSAGGHWNPTNHDHGKFGSETFHMGDIGNLNADKEGTARLLFKTDKWCIGCKDETKNIIGKSLIIHAGRDDFKTQPTGNAGGRVGCIEIK, via the coding sequence ATGAACGCTACAAAATTATCTTTGCTTGCTTGCAGCGCAATTTTAGCTGTATCTTGCACAACGACAAAAAATTACACCATCAATTCTAAAAGTGGTACCGAAACTCAAGGTACGGCAAAATTTGTTCAGACAGGAAAAAACGTGGAGATGGATTTGAATGTTTACAAATTAACTCCCGGAATTCATGCGGTTCACATTCACGAAAAAGGAGATTGCTCATCAACTGATGGAAGTTCTGCAGGTGGACACTGGAATCCAACCAATCACGATCACGGAAAATTTGGTTCTGAGACTTTCCACATGGGAGACATTGGAAACTTGAATGCCGATAAAGAGGGAACCGCTAGATTGTTATTCAAGACCGATAAATGGTGCATTGGTTGTAAAGACGAAACCAAAAATATCATAGGAAAATCATTAATCATTCACGCAGGTCGAGACGATTTCAAAACCCAACCCACTGGAAATGCAGGTGGAAGAGTGGGCTGCATAGAAATAAAATAG
- a CDS encoding TonB-dependent receptor — protein sequence MKIQSIKNLTIVLFTAFSVVLHAQITISGKISFKNKGVKDISVTLKDTYDGATTDENGHYSFQTSEKGNQILVFTNPKFVEVEKPILIENQNITINSELKEQISEIDAVVISAGSIEASDKKRATALLTPIDIYTTAGADGQISSALNYLPGVQKVGESEGLFVRGGTGSETKIFMDGSLINNYFSNSVPGIAGRDRFNTSLFKGNIFSSGGYSALYGQALSGVLILESVDLPDTTSFDFGISPIFASGSFQKLSKDRTYSFGTSLIYFNLGLVQQIFKYNTDFSKPAQGFGGDANFRIKTKSGGMFKYYGSFDTNQMAVKSTSLEPEYDQTKVDLNSANMYHNLSFKQKFGKYLLNAGASYSYNDAKLNFATLKNDVETPQTAFNNKDNYFNFKTVLERKINKISAIRGGVEFNNAHETNNFNKTYTDLLSSVFAETDLGFSNNLSAKVGVRAENSSYLDKTNVAPRFALAYRLSKDWTSSFAYGIFYQNPESKYLNSNTPLTFQKAEHYILQVQKSSEGRSFRLEAFYKDYQKLVKTFGDQYLQTAINNDGNGTAKGAEIFWRDKKTFKNIDYWVSYSFLDTKRDFMNYPISLVPSFAAKHTLSVVAKKFVTDLKTGFNLSYTYASGRPYYDIVSQSGTNILRHEGTLKDYSGLNFSVNYLPNLGKKDAKAFTVLVLSVSNILGNKNVYGYNFSKDGMRSSAVVPPVNTFVFIGAFISFGVDKTNDAINNNL from the coding sequence ATGAAAATTCAATCCATCAAAAATCTTACCATCGTACTTTTTACGGCTTTTAGTGTGGTTCTTCATGCACAAATTACAATTTCAGGAAAAATTTCTTTTAAAAATAAAGGAGTAAAAGACATTTCCGTTACGTTGAAAGATACTTACGACGGGGCAACCACTGATGAAAATGGTCATTATTCTTTTCAAACTTCTGAAAAAGGAAATCAAATTTTGGTGTTTACCAATCCAAAATTTGTAGAAGTTGAGAAACCAATTCTTATTGAAAACCAAAATATTACAATAAATTCTGAGCTTAAAGAACAAATTTCTGAAATTGATGCCGTTGTCATTTCCGCGGGTTCTATCGAAGCAAGCGACAAAAAAAGAGCGACTGCGCTTCTCACACCAATCGACATTTATACCACAGCCGGAGCGGACGGACAAATTTCTTCGGCGCTAAATTATCTTCCCGGCGTTCAAAAAGTAGGTGAAAGTGAAGGCCTTTTCGTTCGTGGTGGAACTGGATCGGAAACCAAAATCTTCATGGATGGAAGTTTAATCAACAACTATTTTTCCAATTCCGTTCCCGGAATTGCAGGGCGAGACCGCTTCAACACTTCATTGTTTAAAGGAAATATTTTTTCTAGCGGCGGTTATTCTGCACTTTACGGACAGGCTCTTTCCGGAGTGCTTATTTTGGAAAGTGTAGATCTACCGGACACAACTTCCTTCGATTTCGGAATTTCACCCATTTTCGCGAGTGGCAGTTTTCAGAAATTATCAAAGGACAGGACTTATTCTTTTGGGACGAGTTTAATTTACTTTAACCTTGGTTTGGTACAGCAAATTTTTAAATACAATACCGATTTCAGCAAGCCTGCACAGGGTTTTGGCGGCGATGCAAACTTCAGAATTAAAACGAAATCCGGCGGAATGTTTAAATATTACGGAAGTTTCGATACCAATCAAATGGCGGTGAAATCTACAAGTCTTGAACCGGAATATGACCAAACAAAAGTGGATTTAAATTCCGCAAACATGTATCACAATCTTTCTTTCAAGCAAAAATTTGGAAAATATTTATTGAATGCGGGAGCTTCTTATTCTTACAATGATGCTAAACTGAATTTTGCCACTTTAAAAAATGACGTTGAAACACCGCAAACCGCTTTTAATAACAAGGATAATTATTTCAATTTTAAAACGGTTTTAGAAAGAAAGATCAACAAAATCAGTGCGATTCGTGGTGGAGTTGAGTTTAATAATGCTCATGAAACCAATAATTTTAATAAAACCTACACCGATTTACTTTCATCGGTATTTGCGGAAACCGATTTGGGATTCAGCAACAATCTGTCCGCAAAAGTTGGAGTCAGAGCGGAAAATTCTTCCTACTTGGATAAAACCAACGTCGCTCCAAGGTTTGCGTTGGCTTATCGACTTTCAAAAGATTGGACTTCCTCTTTCGCTTACGGGATTTTCTATCAAAATCCTGAAAGTAAATATTTGAATTCCAACACACCGTTGACTTTCCAAAAAGCGGAACATTATATTTTGCAGGTTCAAAAATCTTCGGAAGGTAGAAGTTTCAGATTGGAAGCATTTTACAAAGATTATCAGAAATTGGTGAAAACTTTTGGCGACCAATATCTTCAAACCGCCATCAATAACGATGGAAATGGAACAGCAAAAGGTGCAGAAATCTTTTGGCGCGACAAAAAAACCTTTAAAAATATCGATTATTGGGTTTCCTATTCCTTTTTAGACACCAAACGAGATTTTATGAATTATCCAATTTCACTTGTTCCAAGTTTTGCGGCGAAACACACGCTTTCAGTTGTGGCAAAAAAATTTGTAACCGATTTGAAAACAGGATTTAACCTTTCATATACCTATGCTTCTGGAAGACCTTATTACGACATCGTTTCACAAAGTGGAACAAATATTTTAAGGCACGAAGGAACATTGAAAGATTACAGCGGACTCAATTTCAGCGTGAATTATCTTCCGAATTTGGGTAAAAAAGATGCCAAAGCATTTACCGTTTTGGTTTTAAGCGTATCGAATATTTTAGGCAACAAAAATGTGTATGGTTACAACTTTTCCAAAGACGGGATGAGAAGTTCTGCGGTTGTTCCGCCTGTGAATACCTTTGTGTTCATCGGTGCATTTATCAGTTTCGGAGTGGATAAAACGAATGATGCGATTAACAATAATTTATAG
- the mnmA gene encoding tRNA 2-thiouridine(34) synthase MnmA, translated as MKIVVGLSGGVDSSVAAYLLQKQGHEVIALFMRNWNDASVTLEDECPWIEDSNDALMVAQKLGIPFQVIDMSDLYKEKIVDYMFAEYEKGRTPNPDVLCNREVKFDVFLKTALSLGADKVATGHYARVNSTFDESGKEIFHLLAGKDNNKDQSYFLCQLNQEQLSKSLFPIGELTKPEVREIAKEIGLVTAEKKDSQGLCFIGKVSLPTFLQQQLQPKEGEIVEIFDNLFEFHQKDPQFTSKLEELQFLSKKIDYRKTDGKVIGKHQGAHYFTIGQSKGLGIGGHKESCFIIHRDMENNLLFVGEGKNFPGLFRKALKIENAEVHWVREDLKLQNGDSMKVKARIRYRQPLENATLYQFEEGFYIEFENPQSAIAEGQFAAWYLEEELIGSGVIS; from the coding sequence ATGAAAATTGTTGTCGGTTTATCGGGAGGTGTAGATTCTAGTGTTGCAGCGTATTTGTTGCAAAAACAGGGACATGAAGTGATTGCGCTTTTCATGCGGAATTGGAACGACGCTTCTGTAACTTTGGAAGATGAATGTCCGTGGATTGAAGACAGCAACGATGCTTTGATGGTTGCTCAAAAATTGGGAATTCCTTTCCAAGTCATTGATATGAGTGATTTATACAAAGAAAAAATCGTGGATTATATGTTCGCCGAATACGAAAAAGGTCGAACTCCAAATCCTGATGTTTTGTGTAACCGTGAAGTGAAATTTGATGTCTTCTTGAAAACCGCGCTTTCTTTGGGAGCAGATAAAGTGGCGACAGGACATTATGCGAGAGTAAATTCTACTTTTGATGAAAGTGGAAAAGAAATTTTTCATCTTCTTGCAGGAAAAGACAACAACAAAGACCAATCATATTTTCTTTGTCAACTGAATCAGGAACAATTGTCGAAATCGCTGTTTCCCATCGGAGAATTAACGAAACCTGAAGTTCGGGAAATCGCAAAAGAAATCGGTTTGGTTACCGCGGAAAAGAAAGATTCTCAAGGTTTGTGCTTCATCGGAAAGGTAAGTTTGCCCACTTTTCTTCAACAGCAGCTTCAACCAAAAGAAGGCGAAATCGTGGAAATTTTTGATAATTTGTTTGAATTTCATCAAAAAGACCCTCAATTTACATCAAAATTAGAAGAATTACAATTTCTTTCAAAAAAAATTGATTACCGAAAAACCGACGGAAAAGTTATCGGAAAACATCAAGGTGCACATTATTTCACCATTGGTCAAAGCAAAGGTTTGGGAATTGGCGGACATAAAGAATCTTGCTTCATTATTCACCGCGATATGGAAAACAATTTGCTTTTCGTGGGTGAAGGAAAAAATTTCCCAGGACTTTTCAGAAAAGCTTTGAAAATTGAAAACGCAGAAGTTCATTGGGTTCGTGAAGATTTAAAACTTCAGAATGGCGATTCGATGAAGGTAAAAGCAAGAATTCGTTACAGACAGCCTTTGGAAAACGCAACTTTATATCAATTCGAGGAAGGATTCTACATTGAATTCGAGAATCCGCAATCGGCGATTGCGGAAGGACAGTTTGCAGCGTGGTATTTGGAAGAGGAATTGATTGGAAGCGGGGTGATTTCTTAA
- a CDS encoding LytR/AlgR family response regulator transcription factor, whose amino-acid sequence MIKTVIIEDEKPAARKLERLLGLFPDLELVATLNSVEEGIAWFSENKHPDLIFSDIVLGDGLSFDIFEKIPTKSFMIYTTAFDQYTLKAFKLNSIDYLLKPIMEEDLEKAIEKYKNFLPTERSHNSQEIKSLIKEEKQKLSRILVKIGYNLKIVQTDEVSCFFSENKIVYLQTKERTFPTDFTLDELQEVLDEKKFFRVNRQFIINSEYIKNIHTSPYYKVDLEFQPEEEISVSRDRVKDFKDWLSK is encoded by the coding sequence ATGATAAAAACCGTAATCATTGAAGACGAAAAACCCGCTGCAAGAAAATTAGAACGTTTATTGGGTTTATTTCCTGATTTAGAATTAGTTGCAACGCTCAATTCTGTGGAAGAAGGAATTGCATGGTTTTCTGAAAACAAACATCCCGATTTAATTTTTTCCGACATTGTTTTGGGGGATGGATTGTCTTTTGACATTTTCGAAAAGATTCCCACCAAAAGTTTCATGATTTATACGACCGCTTTTGACCAATACACTTTGAAGGCGTTTAAACTCAATTCCATTGACTATCTTTTGAAACCAATAATGGAAGAAGACTTAGAAAAAGCTATTGAAAAATATAAAAATTTCTTACCAACTGAACGCTCTCATAACTCACAGGAAATCAAATCTTTAATTAAAGAAGAAAAGCAGAAATTATCAAGAATCTTGGTTAAAATTGGTTACAATTTGAAAATTGTGCAAACCGATGAGGTTTCCTGCTTTTTTAGCGAAAATAAAATCGTTTACCTCCAAACCAAAGAACGTACTTTCCCAACGGATTTTACTTTGGATGAGCTTCAGGAAGTTTTGGATGAAAAGAAGTTTTTCCGTGTGAACCGACAGTTTATCATCAATTCAGAATATATTAAAAACATCCACACTTCACCGTATTACAAAGTCGATTTAGAATTTCAGCCCGAAGAAGAAATTTCTGTAAGCCGCGATCGAGTAAAAGATTTTAAGGATTGGTTGAGTAAATAG
- a CDS encoding 2TM domain-containing protein: MEERDEIRYQQAKKRVKQLKGFYVHLLVYVLVNAIIIFLRFQKSGEIKFFDWGFGLWGIGLAIHGLTVFLPNFILGRNWEERKIRKLMDKYK, encoded by the coding sequence ATGGAAGAAAGAGACGAAATCAGATATCAACAGGCGAAAAAAAGAGTGAAACAACTCAAAGGATTTTATGTTCATTTGTTGGTTTACGTTTTGGTAAATGCAATTATTATTTTCTTGAGGTTTCAAAAAAGCGGAGAAATTAAGTTTTTCGATTGGGGATTCGGTTTGTGGGGAATAGGTCTTGCCATCCACGGACTAACGGTTTTTCTGCCTAATTTTATTCTCGGAAGAAATTGGGAAGAGAGAAAAATCCGAAAGTTAATGGACAAGTATAAATAG
- a CDS encoding 2TM domain-containing protein has translation MENLDKNKEIAYKKAENRVQSIKTFYLMILGFILVGGVLVYSNYEANLMDLGQSHTLWMVICWAMFLVIYGIYLFVPFFQNWESRKTDELAKKYKQNN, from the coding sequence ATGGAAAATTTAGATAAAAACAAAGAAATCGCCTATAAAAAGGCAGAAAACCGAGTGCAAAGCATCAAAACTTTCTACTTGATGATTTTAGGATTTATACTTGTAGGCGGCGTTTTGGTGTACAGCAATTACGAAGCAAACCTTATGGATTTAGGGCAATCTCACACACTTTGGATGGTGATTTGTTGGGCAATGTTCCTTGTCATCTACGGAATTTATCTTTTCGTTCCTTTTTTCCAAAATTGGGAATCGAGGAAAACGGATGAACTCGCAAAAAAATACAAACAAAACAACTAA
- a CDS encoding 2TM domain-containing protein, whose translation MNRKSFTNLVWVAFFISITIFIFFNEDWSPLNALLTFAISLMYSLIIGLGNGFVNDFLTRRFSWVEQTKTRVILGIIATFLVNVILVLLCNYVTYILILKKNATDFFTGNMGISNWITINIALLVSAILHAKSFMEEWKKSTRKEVVEQKIIAKSANAQFESLKNQLDPHFLFNSLNVLSSLIDENPNLAQRFTSSMSKIYRYVLEQKDKELVTVEEELDFAKTYCELLKTRFEDSVNFEVEVKDKKGFVVPLSLQLLLENCIKHNFATSAKPLIIKIYSENGNLIVENNLQAREQVKEREGIGLSNIVQRYSLITNRNVFIEKSEDYFKVKLPILTQKISAMNTNNSNEQIAYQKAAKRVEELKGFYGNLISYCIFIPFLFLINWKTSPNYYWAFWPMFGWGIGVIAHGIQVFGIGRDWEEKQIKKFMQKEESKEWK comes from the coding sequence ATGAACCGCAAATCATTTACCAACCTTGTTTGGGTCGCATTTTTCATTAGCATCACTATTTTCATTTTTTTCAATGAAGACTGGTCGCCTTTGAACGCGTTACTCACTTTCGCCATTAGTTTAATGTATTCGTTAATAATCGGTTTGGGAAATGGTTTTGTCAACGATTTTCTTACCAGAAGATTTTCCTGGGTAGAGCAAACCAAAACCCGCGTTATCCTTGGAATTATTGCCACGTTTTTGGTGAATGTGATTCTGGTTTTACTTTGTAACTACGTTACCTATATTCTTATCTTAAAGAAAAATGCAACTGATTTTTTTACAGGAAATATGGGGATTTCAAATTGGATTACCATAAACATTGCACTTTTGGTTTCGGCGATTCTACATGCCAAAAGCTTCATGGAAGAATGGAAAAAATCTACCCGAAAAGAAGTTGTTGAACAAAAAATCATCGCCAAATCTGCAAACGCACAATTCGAATCTCTAAAGAACCAACTCGACCCACATTTTCTTTTTAATTCCTTGAATGTTTTAAGTTCTTTGATTGATGAAAATCCAAATTTGGCACAACGGTTTACTTCCTCAATGTCAAAGATTTACAGATACGTTTTGGAGCAAAAGGATAAGGAATTAGTGACCGTTGAAGAAGAGTTGGATTTTGCAAAAACCTACTGCGAATTGCTGAAAACAAGATTTGAAGACAGCGTCAATTTTGAAGTTGAGGTTAAGGATAAGAAGGGTTTTGTTGTTCCACTATCGCTGCAACTTCTCTTGGAGAATTGCATTAAACACAATTTCGCGACTTCTGCAAAACCTTTAATTATTAAAATCTATTCCGAAAATGGAAATCTGATTGTTGAAAACAACCTTCAAGCAAGAGAACAGGTAAAAGAAAGAGAGGGAATCGGACTTTCCAATATCGTACAACGATACTCATTAATCACCAACAGGAATGTTTTTATCGAAAAATCTGAAGATTATTTCAAGGTGAAACTACCTATTTTAACCCAAAAAATTTCAGCGATGAATACAAATAATTCTAACGAGCAAATTGCTTATCAAAAAGCCGCAAAAAGAGTGGAAGAGTTAAAAGGATTTTACGGAAACCTCATCTCTTACTGCATTTTCATACCATTTTTATTCTTGATTAATTGGAAAACCTCCCCGAATTATTATTGGGCATTTTGGCCGATGTTCGGTTGGGGAATTGGTGTGATTGCACACGGAATCCAAGTTTTCGGAATCGGAAGAGATTGGGAGGAAAAACAGATTAAAAAATTCATGCAAAAAGAAGAATCAAAAGAATGGAAATAA
- a CDS encoding 2TM domain-containing protein: protein METYSYNTTENTRLLEAQKKVKRIKGFYIHAIVYVCVNVLIIFGNYYESGRNLFHFDTYATAFFWGIGLLAHGLSVFGADWIFGKDWEERKIQEYLKK, encoded by the coding sequence ATGGAAACTTACAGCTACAACACCACAGAAAACACAAGACTTTTGGAGGCACAAAAAAAAGTAAAAAGAATTAAAGGATTTTACATTCATGCCATCGTTTATGTATGCGTGAATGTACTCATCATCTTCGGAAACTATTATGAGAGCGGCAGAAACTTGTTCCATTTCGACACTTATGCGACAGCATTCTTTTGGGGAATCGGACTTCTTGCTCACGGACTTTCCGTTTTCGGTGCAGACTGGATTTTCGGGAAAGATTGGGAAGAAAGAAAAATTCAGGAATATTTGAAAAAATAA
- a CDS encoding carboxy terminal-processing peptidase, which yields MFKKFKFNTLLLFIPLTSLVFCFNSPKNDDEKMSTIMVSVKNTLSYLHYSPKPINDAYSQEVYKHYFEMIDASKRYFMQSDMDEFSKHKTKLDDYLNQGNLTFYKLTIDRLYQRVDEIDKITQDILAKPINLDEDETLILEPKLRKNATNKNELAAEWKKYIKYNILQEMESLKAKEETQKEKKDSVQKFKLKDTIKLEILSPEQRRVKATTEVKDLITDTFRRFKKRNKMDWFTVHMNAYTEVFDPHTNYYSPKNKEDFDTQFKGKVIGIGAIIQEKRGYLYLGPLTIGAPAWKSKQLSEGDKILKVKSKPNEDAVNVVGMLSDEAVRLIRGEKGTKVTLTVEKKDKSIKEVTMIREEVAIEDTFARSIIVNSADGKKYGLISLPSFNADFEDAKGRNASDDIKNEILKLKPQGVQGIILDLRNNGGGSLTEVGDIMGLFMNAGPFVQVKDGNGKIQTLKNKTNSPIWTGPVVIMQNELSASASEILAGAMQDYGRGIVLGSPQSFGKGTVQTFVDLNRFLNTNDDFGSLKLTIQKFYRVTGESTQRKGIQSDIQMKDFFTYAEVGERYDDFALAWDKIPAVAYQPMNYFSIQALQKASEARLQNNKNYQLIQESAQWKEKLDKEESISLKESKFDEVMKKRKAQIEKFKVLDKFNNGLKFTLNPDEMVREKSDEAFTKKTQNWTKNLQRDLYLQEAVNVISGMK from the coding sequence ATGTTCAAAAAATTTAAATTCAATACGTTACTTCTTTTCATTCCGTTGACGAGTTTGGTGTTCTGCTTTAATTCACCCAAAAACGATGATGAAAAAATGTCAACGATTATGGTGAGTGTAAAAAATACGCTTTCCTATCTTCACTACTCGCCAAAACCTATTAATGATGCCTATTCGCAGGAAGTTTACAAGCATTATTTTGAAATGATTGATGCTTCGAAAAGGTATTTTATGCAATCCGATATGGATGAATTTTCGAAACATAAAACTAAATTGGATGATTATCTGAATCAGGGAAACCTAACTTTTTATAAATTGACGATAGACCGACTTTACCAAAGAGTCGATGAAATCGATAAAATCACGCAAGATATTTTAGCGAAACCGATTAATTTGGACGAGGATGAAACGTTGATTCTTGAGCCGAAATTAAGGAAAAACGCCACCAACAAAAATGAATTGGCGGCTGAATGGAAAAAGTACATCAAATACAATATCCTGCAAGAAATGGAATCTCTGAAAGCGAAAGAGGAAACGCAGAAAGAGAAGAAAGATTCGGTTCAGAAATTCAAATTAAAAGACACCATTAAGCTTGAAATTTTAAGTCCTGAACAAAGACGAGTTAAAGCGACAACTGAAGTGAAAGACCTTATTACAGACACTTTCAGAAGATTCAAGAAAAGAAATAAAATGGATTGGTTCACGGTTCACATGAATGCGTACACCGAGGTTTTCGACCCACACACGAATTATTATTCACCAAAAAACAAGGAAGATTTCGATACTCAATTCAAAGGAAAAGTCATTGGAATTGGTGCGATTATTCAGGAAAAAAGAGGCTATCTTTATTTGGGTCCTTTAACAATTGGCGCTCCCGCTTGGAAATCAAAACAACTTTCAGAAGGCGATAAAATTTTAAAGGTAAAGTCAAAACCAAACGAGGATGCCGTAAATGTGGTGGGAATGCTTTCTGATGAAGCGGTTCGCTTAATTCGTGGAGAAAAAGGAACGAAAGTAACTTTAACCGTGGAGAAAAAAGACAAATCCATCAAAGAAGTGACGATGATTCGTGAAGAAGTGGCTATTGAAGATACTTTCGCAAGAAGCATCATCGTAAATTCTGCGGACGGAAAAAAATATGGTTTAATTAGTTTGCCAAGTTTTAACGCAGACTTTGAAGATGCAAAAGGAAGAAATGCTTCGGACGATATTAAGAACGAAATCCTGAAACTGAAACCGCAAGGAGTTCAGGGAATTATCTTGGACTTAAGAAATAATGGTGGCGGAAGTTTGACCGAAGTTGGCGACATCATGGGACTGTTCATGAATGCAGGACCTTTCGTTCAGGTGAAAGATGGGAATGGTAAAATTCAAACGTTGAAAAACAAGACCAATTCCCCAATTTGGACAGGTCCCGTTGTGATTATGCAGAACGAACTTTCAGCATCGGCTTCTGAAATTTTAGCAGGAGCAATGCAGGATTACGGAAGAGGAATCGTTCTCGGTTCACCCCAATCTTTTGGGAAGGGAACGGTGCAAACTTTTGTGGATTTGAACAGATTTTTAAATACCAACGACGATTTTGGCTCCCTGAAACTCACGATTCAGAAATTCTACAGAGTGACAGGTGAATCAACGCAGCGAAAAGGAATTCAGTCGGATATTCAGATGAAAGATTTTTTCACCTATGCTGAAGTTGGAGAGCGTTATGATGATTTCGCTTTAGCATGGGATAAAATTCCTGCCGTTGCTTACCAACCGATGAATTATTTCTCAATTCAGGCGTTGCAAAAAGCATCGGAAGCAAGACTTCAAAACAACAAAAACTATCAGTTGATTCAGGAATCTGCACAATGGAAAGAAAAACTTGACAAAGAGGAATCCATTTCCTTGAAAGAATCGAAGTTTGATGAGGTGATGAAGAAAAGAAAGGCGCAGATTGAAAAGTTCAAAGTGTTGGATAAATTCAATAACGGATTAAAATTCACCTTAAATCCTGATGAAATGGTACGTGAGAAAAGCGATGAAGCTTTTACTAAAAAGACTCAAAATTGGACCAAAAACCTTCAAAGAGATCTGTATCTGCAGGAAGCGGTGAATGTAATTTCAGGGATGAAATAA
- the surE gene encoding 5'/3'-nucleotidase SurE, translated as MQKPLILVTNDDGITAPGIRNLVEFMNELGEVVVVAPNSPQSGKGHAITINQTLTFEEISLEGPQTDYSLSGTPVDCVKFALDKILDRKPDIVVSGINHGANSSINVIYSGTMSAAVEAGVEGLQAIGFSLLDFSWDADFSQAKEYIQNIVKKVLENPLPKGVVLNVNIPKLPKDEIKGIKVCKQANAKWEENFDERINPHGKKYYWLTGYFNNMDKSEDADETALAQGYISIVPVKFDLTAHEYLKELEEVMQF; from the coding sequence ATGCAAAAACCTTTGATATTGGTAACCAATGATGACGGAATTACCGCACCTGGAATTAGAAATTTGGTGGAATTTATGAATGAACTCGGCGAAGTGGTAGTCGTAGCGCCCAACTCGCCACAATCTGGAAAAGGTCATGCAATCACCATCAACCAAACTTTAACTTTTGAAGAAATTTCCCTTGAAGGACCACAAACCGACTACTCTTTAAGCGGAACTCCTGTTGATTGCGTGAAATTCGCCTTAGATAAAATCCTCGACAGAAAACCCGATATTGTAGTTTCAGGAATCAATCACGGCGCGAATTCTTCCATCAACGTTATTTATTCGGGAACGATGAGTGCGGCGGTTGAAGCGGGCGTGGAAGGACTTCAGGCGATTGGCTTTTCCCTGCTCGATTTTTCTTGGGATGCCGATTTTTCTCAAGCCAAAGAATACATTCAAAATATCGTAAAAAAAGTTCTTGAAAATCCTTTACCGAAAGGTGTTGTATTAAATGTAAATATTCCCAAACTTCCGAAAGACGAGATAAAAGGCATCAAAGTTTGCAAGCAAGCCAACGCAAAATGGGAAGAAAATTTCGACGAAAGAATCAACCCTCACGGAAAAAAATATTATTGGCTCACCGGTTATTTCAACAATATGGATAAAAGTGAAGATGCCGATGAAACCGCACTTGCCCAAGGTTACATTTCCATCGTTCCCGTAAAATTTGATTTGACTGCGCATGAATATTTGAAGGAGTTGGAAGAAGTGATGCAGTTTTAA